From the genome of Gracilinanus agilis isolate LMUSP501 chromosome 2, AgileGrace, whole genome shotgun sequence, one region includes:
- the LOC123233813 gene encoding LOW QUALITY PROTEIN: BRI3-binding protein-like (The sequence of the model RefSeq protein was modified relative to this genomic sequence to represent the inferred CDS: substituted 1 base at 1 genomic stop codon) has translation MGARVGSSPRPLLLLLLLLWRLGQPGAQAAWRRRSDRQNIFRQAASNVYQGACQVCGEDNVRIVQKFISKSTERFVNGVDVLVNALWIVWSDLLDVLGIDSSNLTHNFHPDAMANNPTGALLLVGVELMAYWLLSLFLGYLSHLLHLLFGRFFWAVRIILFTLSFVYILQKYEWEPDXTVLPLFIVTTIYFTMSPSI, from the coding sequence ATGGGTGCGCGCGTCGGGTCCTCTCCGCGgcccctgctgctgctgctcctgctgctcTGGAGGTTGGGACAGCCCGGGGCGCAGGCGGCATGGAGACGAAGGTCAGACAGGCAGAATATCTTCCGCCAGGCCGCCAGCAACGTTTACCAGGGCGCCTGCCAGGTGTGCGGAGAGGACAATGTGCGTATCGTGCAGAAGTTTATCTCCAAGTCCACAGAGCGATTTGTAAATGGTGTGGATGTGTTAGTAAACGCTCTTTGGATCGTGTGGAGTGACCTGCTGGATGTTCTCGGAATTGATTCCTCGAACCTGACCCATAATTTTCACCCTGACGCTATGGCCAACAATCCCACGGGAGCTCTGTTGTTGGTTGGTGTGGAACTCATGGCCTACTGGCTCCTGTCTCTTTTCCTCGGCTATCTCTCCCATCTTTTGCACTTGCTATTTGGTCGCTTCTTCTGGGCCGTGAGGATCATCCTGTTTACCCTCTCCTTCGTGTATATCCTGCAGAAGTATGAATGGGAGCCTGATTAGACTGTCCTGCCCCTCTTCATAGTCACCACGATTTACTTTACGATGAGCCCATCCATCTAG